The following are encoded together in the Pedobacter sp. D749 genome:
- a CDS encoding gluconate:H+ symporter has product MSLLILLFGILLLFVLILKKINPMIALIAVAIITGLLLGMPATKVMSSISNGIGSTLGSMVMVLALGAMMGKLIEDSGSAKKIVFILIGAFGKKNIQWAVLLTGLLVGIPLFYNAGFVVLIPLVFAISAATGLSKLYIGIPMATALSVTHGFLPPHPGPVALSGIFHADIGKTLIYGLTLSVPIAVIAGIYFPRLILKKNQSVTTQNFSIGEEENLPSAPRSFITALLPVFLIIAGTLGSSFKIDYIGKPLFIFLADPTAALLISVIIALALQKTSITKAMESCAEGVKSIAMIILIIAAGGAFKQILIDSGMGETVKQLTGSLNLSPLLLAWLITASLRVTLGSATVAALTASGMVLPLIGPGASPELMVLSVGAGSLMFSHVNDTGFWMFKEYFNLSLKETFSTWTMMESLVSVLGLVGVLVLNQFV; this is encoded by the coding sequence ATGTCATTACTTATCCTACTCTTCGGCATCCTGTTGCTTTTCGTACTGATCTTGAAAAAGATTAACCCAATGATTGCCCTGATTGCGGTGGCAATTATTACTGGTCTTTTATTAGGCATGCCCGCCACAAAAGTAATGAGTTCTATTAGCAATGGTATAGGCAGCACACTGGGCAGTATGGTAATGGTTTTGGCGCTCGGTGCGATGATGGGTAAACTGATTGAAGATAGCGGATCAGCTAAAAAAATCGTTTTCATACTGATTGGGGCCTTCGGTAAAAAGAACATTCAATGGGCCGTGCTGTTAACCGGTTTGTTAGTGGGGATTCCTTTGTTTTACAATGCTGGTTTCGTGGTGTTAATTCCCTTGGTTTTTGCTATTTCAGCCGCAACAGGGCTATCAAAATTATACATTGGCATCCCAATGGCTACTGCCCTTTCGGTAACACATGGTTTTTTACCTCCTCACCCCGGACCTGTTGCACTGTCAGGTATTTTCCATGCCGATATTGGTAAAACATTAATTTATGGCTTAACTTTAAGCGTACCTATTGCGGTTATCGCCGGAATCTATTTTCCACGTTTAATCCTCAAAAAAAATCAATCGGTAACCACGCAGAACTTTAGCATTGGTGAAGAAGAAAATCTCCCATCTGCTCCAAGGAGTTTCATTACTGCGTTGCTGCCGGTATTTTTAATTATTGCCGGCACACTAGGCAGCAGTTTTAAAATTGACTATATCGGAAAACCGCTATTTATATTTTTAGCAGATCCAACCGCGGCCCTATTAATTTCGGTTATTATTGCGCTGGCACTCCAAAAAACTTCCATTACAAAAGCAATGGAATCTTGTGCCGAAGGGGTTAAAAGCATTGCCATGATAATCCTTATTATTGCAGCCGGCGGTGCCTTTAAACAGATTTTGATCGATAGTGGTATGGGCGAAACGGTGAAACAACTCACCGGCAGCCTAAATTTATCGCCATTATTACTCGCATGGTTAATTACCGCATCACTCAGGGTAACTTTAGGTTCGGCCACAGTGGCTGCACTAACTGCTTCGGGCATGGTACTCCCGCTAATTGGCCCGGGAGCATCGCCAGAATTAATGGTATTATCAGTCGGCGCCGGAAGTTTAATGTTTTCTCACGTAAACGATACAGGTTTCTGGATGTTTAAAGAGTACTTTAACCTTAGCCTGAAAGAAACTTTTAGCACCTGGACCATGATGGAAAGTTTGGTTTCTGTTTTAGGGCTTGTTGGGGTGTTAGTATTGAATCAGTTTGTTTAG
- a CDS encoding helix-turn-helix domain-containing protein gives MSLSPEVTHLEKSIIYIRDLSNCPPSYLNDPGRKEFFEIVWLKNEEPLHALQESAFDSKGDWIYLIPPYRVHQLNKAGKNGVLISFKRSVLEGEEKEFLLDLFKIFNVQGEFSCLRLNLETASELGNIYKLIEDEYQKAANTFIITRALLKVFLLKLIQVKEHEFTSHDVQQKRVYEFLMLLESNYQQVRNTDFYAGKIGISSKRLNQILKEKLNKTGMQIIHDRIILEAKRKIIHSAHTIKEIAYELGFSDRPYFSRFFKKQTGQTPEEFQKEARNHIESKFNTLV, from the coding sequence ATGAGTTTATCCCCCGAAGTAACACATCTGGAAAAATCGATTATCTATATCCGCGATCTGAGCAATTGCCCACCAAGTTATCTTAATGACCCGGGCAGAAAAGAGTTCTTCGAAATTGTTTGGTTAAAAAATGAAGAACCCTTACACGCTCTGCAAGAATCAGCATTCGACAGTAAAGGAGACTGGATTTATCTCATTCCTCCGTACCGCGTACATCAGCTTAACAAAGCCGGTAAAAACGGTGTATTAATCTCCTTTAAAAGATCTGTTCTTGAAGGGGAAGAAAAAGAATTCCTCCTCGATCTGTTTAAGATTTTTAATGTTCAGGGCGAATTTTCCTGTTTAAGGCTAAATCTGGAAACCGCTTCTGAGCTCGGTAATATCTACAAATTAATTGAAGATGAATACCAGAAGGCAGCAAATACTTTTATCATTACCAGGGCACTGCTAAAAGTATTTCTATTAAAACTGATCCAGGTAAAAGAACATGAATTTACCAGCCATGATGTACAGCAAAAGAGAGTCTACGAATTTTTGATGTTACTCGAAAGCAACTACCAGCAGGTTAGGAATACCGATTTCTACGCCGGTAAAATTGGCATCAGTTCCAAAAGATTAAATCAGATTTTAAAAGAAAAATTAAATAAAACAGGCATGCAGATCATCCACGACCGCATCATCCTGGAGGCAAAAAGGAAAATCATCCATAGTGCGCATACCATTAAAGAAATTGCATACGAACTGGGTTTTTCAGACCGGCCTTATTTTAGCCGTTTCTTTAAAAAACAGACAGGCCAAACGCCCGAAGAGTTTCAAAAAGAGGCCAGAAACCACATCGAATCAAAATTTAATACACTGGTTTAA
- the hxlB gene encoding 6-phospho-3-hexuloisomerase, whose protein sequence is MDLKAPVVITDNQLAIDSIDNQQLAWDLQMNLDKIIEENTRLARQMELDQLIPFVYHIQQAKRIFITAAGRSGFAMQSAAMRLMHLGLTVYYVGDTTSPAIEAGDLLIAASGSGTTGSIVRAAEKSKAVGAEVVAITTNAGSSLAKLATHVVRVPAAEKEDHSEKVSTQYAGSLFEQFLLLLNDAVFQSLWKLSGQAAETLWKRHANLE, encoded by the coding sequence ATGGACTTAAAAGCCCCGGTAGTAATTACAGACAACCAGTTAGCAATAGATAGCATTGATAACCAGCAGCTGGCCTGGGACCTGCAAATGAACCTGGATAAAATTATCGAGGAGAATACCCGGTTGGCCAGGCAGATGGAGTTAGATCAGTTGATCCCTTTTGTATATCACATTCAGCAGGCAAAACGGATTTTTATTACTGCTGCAGGCCGCTCTGGTTTCGCCATGCAATCTGCAGCAATGCGTTTAATGCATCTTGGTCTTACTGTTTATTATGTTGGCGATACCACGAGTCCGGCCATTGAAGCTGGCGATTTATTAATTGCTGCTTCGGGTTCAGGAACAACCGGATCGATAGTAAGGGCGGCAGAAAAATCGAAAGCGGTAGGTGCGGAAGTGGTAGCCATTACTACGAATGCCGGATCGTCACTTGCCAAACTAGCCACTCATGTGGTAAGGGTACCAGCAGCAGAAAAAGAAGACCATAGTGAGAAAGTATCTACGCAGTATGCAGGAAGCCTGTTTGAGCAGTTTTTGCTTTTGCTCAATGATGCCGTTTTTCAATCACTTTGGAAACTGAGCGGACAAGCTGCAGAAACGCTATGGAAGAGACACGCCAACCTGGAATAG
- the hxlA gene encoding 3-hexulose-6-phosphate synthase: MAKLQVAIDLLTTEEALALAAKVAPYVDIIELGTPLIKNMGSTVITAMKAAHPDKLVFADLKTADAGELEADIAFKAGADLVTVMGAAGNATIIGAVKAAKAHGKGIVVDTIGYPDRVKRAQEVTALGVEFVELHAGLDEQWTAGYSIQVLIDEAARAGVPVSIAGGVNIDNITAVIQAGAIVAVAGAAIYGAEDPAAAAKALREAIDAA, translated from the coding sequence ATGGCAAAATTACAAGTAGCAATAGATTTATTAACAACTGAAGAAGCATTGGCATTGGCAGCAAAAGTAGCTCCATACGTAGATATTATTGAATTGGGCACTCCGCTGATCAAAAATATGGGTTCTACCGTAATTACCGCAATGAAAGCTGCACATCCTGATAAACTGGTTTTTGCAGATTTGAAAACTGCAGATGCGGGTGAACTAGAAGCTGATATCGCGTTTAAAGCTGGGGCTGATTTGGTTACCGTAATGGGTGCTGCAGGAAATGCAACGATTATTGGTGCGGTTAAAGCGGCAAAAGCACATGGAAAAGGCATAGTGGTTGATACCATTGGTTATCCTGATCGTGTTAAAAGAGCACAAGAGGTTACTGCATTAGGTGTTGAATTTGTAGAACTACATGCCGGTTTAGATGAACAGTGGACGGCTGGTTATTCTATTCAGGTGCTTATCGATGAAGCGGCAAGAGCTGGAGTTCCGGTTTCTATTGCTGGTGGGGTAAATATTGATAACATTACCGCAGTTATACAGGCAGGCGCTATAGTTGCCGTTGCAGGTGCTGCAATTTATGGCGCTGAAGATCCTGCTGCTGCTGCAAAGGCACTCCGCGAAGCAATTGATGCTGCATAG
- a CDS encoding ABC transporter permease has translation MSNSLPKQSIKFSWLFKMAWRDSRKNRARLFLFISSIVLGIAALVAVYSFKDNLQKDIDAQAKELTGADLVLDSRKGVSKAMQKMLDTLGDERSQEKTFASMIYFQKGGGSRLAQMKALEGNYPYYGTIETIPLAAAKNFQTGRNALVDQTLMLQFNAKVGDSVKVGDLNFKILGTLTKAPGQTGIGASIAPTVYIPLQLLDKTNLIKTGSRINNKFYFRYNNPSKIDEWVKTQDSKLEKEGFDADTVESTKEQTGRSFKDVNRFLALSGFIALLLGCVGVGSAIHVYIQEKLGAIATLRCLGLKSRHAFLIYLIQVFFIGLTAAVLGAALGTGIQFLLPLVLKDFLPVEITMQVSWPAVGQGILLGLIISILFALPSLLSVRKISPLNAIRISFEKAGGRRDPLTWLVYLLMAAFITGFTHLQMKTWVQTLAFTLSIAIAFVLLIVLSKLLMFLVRKLLPNSSSYLWRQGFANLYRPNNQTLMLTVSIGLSTAFICTLFFVQGILMSRVTLSSGANQPNMVMFDIQNTQKEGLDSLTKAFKLPLMNQVPVITMRIEEINGKKASADTNNRRAYRNEIRATYQDTLTAAEKITSGKWTGKIKPNETVYISLDQRYAQSINVGLNDKILFNVQGMMIPTVVGSLREVNWSRMQTNFRVVFPAGILEEAPQFHVLMTRVPSGEVSARFQGEVVQKFPNVSVIDLDLVLKLLDELLSKIGFVIQFMAGFSMVTGWIVLISSVLTSKNQRIKESILLRTMGASRKQIFAINAIEYFFLGAFAAGAGLILAISGSWALAKFTFDAAFVPPFIPTLLLFGSIVLLVVITGVLSTRSILNQPPLKILRTES, from the coding sequence ATGTCTAATAGCCTCCCGAAACAAAGTATTAAATTTTCGTGGCTGTTTAAAATGGCCTGGCGGGATAGCCGGAAAAACCGTGCACGTTTATTTCTATTTATCTCATCCATTGTTTTGGGCATTGCAGCCCTTGTGGCGGTATATTCTTTTAAAGATAACCTCCAAAAAGATATCGATGCACAGGCCAAAGAACTTACGGGTGCCGATCTGGTATTGGATAGCCGGAAAGGTGTAAGCAAAGCAATGCAAAAAATGCTCGATACACTGGGTGATGAACGCTCGCAGGAGAAAACATTTGCCTCAATGATCTATTTCCAGAAAGGCGGAGGTAGCCGTTTGGCACAAATGAAAGCCCTAGAAGGGAATTACCCTTACTATGGCACAATAGAAACCATTCCGCTGGCAGCTGCAAAAAACTTTCAAACCGGAAGAAATGCATTGGTTGATCAAACTTTGATGTTGCAGTTTAATGCCAAAGTGGGCGATTCGGTTAAAGTGGGCGATCTAAATTTTAAAATCCTGGGTACTTTAACCAAAGCACCAGGCCAAACAGGCATTGGTGCAAGTATCGCTCCTACGGTATATATCCCACTTCAGCTACTCGATAAAACCAACCTGATCAAAACCGGAAGTCGCATCAACAATAAATTTTATTTCAGGTATAATAATCCGTCCAAAATAGACGAGTGGGTAAAAACGCAGGACAGCAAATTAGAGAAAGAAGGTTTTGATGCCGATACCGTTGAATCTACAAAAGAACAGACCGGAAGATCGTTTAAAGATGTAAACCGTTTCCTGGCTTTATCCGGTTTTATCGCTTTGCTGCTGGGTTGTGTTGGTGTAGGTAGCGCTATTCATGTGTATATTCAAGAAAAACTAGGCGCGATTGCTACGCTGAGGTGTTTAGGATTAAAATCGCGTCATGCCTTTTTAATCTACCTCATCCAGGTCTTTTTCATTGGATTAACTGCTGCTGTTTTAGGCGCAGCTTTAGGCACAGGCATACAGTTTTTGCTTCCATTGGTGCTGAAAGATTTTCTGCCCGTAGAAATTACCATGCAGGTTTCGTGGCCAGCCGTTGGTCAGGGAATTTTATTAGGACTGATTATTTCGATCCTTTTCGCGCTCCCTTCACTCCTATCGGTCCGGAAAATTTCACCGTTAAACGCCATCAGGATATCTTTTGAAAAAGCAGGGGGCAGAAGAGATCCACTCACCTGGTTGGTGTACCTGCTTATGGCCGCCTTTATTACCGGCTTTACCCATTTGCAAATGAAAACTTGGGTACAAACACTGGCCTTTACCTTGAGTATTGCCATTGCTTTTGTACTGCTCATTGTACTGTCTAAATTATTGATGTTCCTGGTACGTAAACTCTTGCCCAACTCATCGAGCTATTTGTGGCGACAGGGATTTGCCAATCTTTACCGTCCAAACAACCAGACTTTAATGCTTACGGTTTCCATTGGCTTATCAACCGCTTTTATCTGCACACTATTTTTTGTTCAGGGGATATTGATGAGTCGCGTTACGCTTTCATCAGGTGCTAACCAGCCCAACATGGTAATGTTCGATATCCAGAATACCCAAAAAGAAGGATTAGACAGTTTAACCAAAGCTTTCAAGCTACCATTAATGAACCAGGTACCGGTAATTACCATGCGGATAGAAGAAATTAATGGAAAGAAAGCCAGTGCTGACACCAATAACAGAAGGGCTTACCGCAACGAAATCAGGGCTACTTATCAGGACACTTTAACCGCAGCAGAGAAAATTACATCGGGTAAATGGACCGGAAAAATAAAACCCAATGAAACGGTTTATATTTCACTGGATCAGCGTTATGCCCAATCCATTAATGTTGGCCTGAATGATAAAATCCTTTTTAACGTTCAGGGTATGATGATTCCTACAGTTGTTGGAAGTTTAAGGGAAGTAAACTGGAGCCGGATGCAGACCAATTTCAGGGTCGTTTTTCCGGCTGGCATACTCGAAGAAGCACCACAGTTTCATGTATTGATGACCAGAGTGCCATCGGGCGAAGTTTCAGCTCGTTTCCAGGGCGAAGTAGTACAAAAATTCCCAAATGTATCCGTTATCGATTTAGATCTGGTATTGAAACTCCTGGATGAACTTTTAAGTAAAATCGGATTTGTGATCCAGTTTATGGCTGGTTTTAGTATGGTAACCGGCTGGATTGTTTTAATATCTTCAGTATTAACCAGTAAAAACCAGCGGATAAAAGAAAGCATTTTATTGCGTACGATGGGTGCCAGTAGAAAACAGATTTTTGCGATCAATGCCATCGAATATTTCTTTTTAGGCGCTTTTGCAGCAGGTGCTGGATTAATTTTAGCCATAAGCGGAAGCTGGGCATTAGCTAAATTCACATTCGATGCCGCATTTGTTCCACCATTTATACCAACTTTGTTATTATTTGGCTCTATTGTGCTACTGGTCGTGATTACAGGTGTATTGAGTACCAGAAGCATCCTGAACCAGCCTCCGTTGAAGATTTTGAGAACAGAGAGTTAA
- a CDS encoding ABC transporter ATP-binding protein, with protein MESILNIRNVSKIYQSAGRELTVLDNISFSIAAGSTVAITGPSGSGKTTLLGLCAGLDRASSGTVELNGIALEKLNEDERAAVRNQYVGFIFQNFQLLPTLTALENVMVPLELRGAKNIKTHALELLDKVGLADRSHHYPIQLSGGEQQRVSLARAFSNQPAILFADEPTGNLDTETSEKVIKLLFDLNKDAGTTLVIVTHDLELAARTSRSIKIKGGVIISDENPTYV; from the coding sequence TTGGAAAGCATATTGAACATCCGAAATGTAAGCAAAATTTACCAAAGTGCCGGACGGGAACTTACCGTTTTGGATAACATTAGTTTCTCGATAGCTGCTGGTTCAACCGTGGCTATAACAGGTCCATCGGGAAGTGGTAAAACAACCCTTCTTGGTTTATGTGCGGGTTTAGACCGGGCCAGTAGCGGAACCGTTGAACTCAATGGAATTGCTTTGGAAAAACTCAATGAAGATGAGCGCGCCGCTGTCAGAAATCAATATGTAGGTTTCATTTTTCAGAATTTTCAGCTCTTACCAACTTTAACTGCGCTCGAAAACGTAATGGTTCCTTTAGAATTAAGAGGAGCAAAAAATATTAAAACTCATGCACTGGAACTACTGGATAAAGTGGGTCTTGCCGACCGTTCACACCACTATCCTATTCAATTATCGGGTGGAGAGCAGCAAAGGGTTTCGCTCGCAAGGGCATTCTCTAACCAGCCGGCCATCCTTTTTGCCGATGAGCCGACCGGAAACCTTGATACCGAAACCAGTGAAAAAGTAATCAAATTGCTTTTTGATTTAAACAAAGATGCGGGAACCACATTGGTCATCGTAACGCACGACCTTGAACTGGCAGCCAGAACATCAAGAAGCATCAAAATTAAAGGTGGCGTAATCATTTCAGACGAAAACCCTACTTATGTCTAA
- a CDS encoding arylesterase yields MLRKRLMGLFVLSLILFSCGNQQSKSNTDKTLDSADQKVSVAVAKKKNILFFGTSLTAGYGLDPTEAYPALIQNRIDSLKMPYNVINGGLSGETSAGGKGRIDWLLKQPVDIFVLELGANDGLRGLPIAQTIKNLQAIIDRVKAKYPDAKMVIAGMQVPPNMGAKYAADFKNIFPELAKKNQMALIPFLLDKVGGVPKLNQADGIHPTAEGDKILADNVWVVLKGLL; encoded by the coding sequence ATGTTACGAAAACGATTAATGGGGCTATTTGTTTTGAGCTTGATCCTCTTCAGCTGTGGAAACCAACAAAGTAAAAGCAATACAGATAAAACTTTAGATTCGGCTGACCAAAAGGTTTCGGTTGCTGTGGCGAAAAAGAAAAATATCCTCTTTTTTGGAACCAGTTTAACGGCAGGTTACGGACTCGACCCAACGGAAGCTTATCCAGCTTTGATCCAAAACCGGATCGATTCTTTAAAAATGCCTTATAATGTAATTAATGGCGGTTTAAGTGGCGAAACTTCTGCGGGTGGAAAAGGAAGGATTGATTGGTTGCTTAAACAGCCGGTTGATATTTTTGTGCTTGAACTCGGGGCAAATGATGGTTTACGTGGATTGCCCATAGCACAAACCATTAAAAACCTTCAGGCGATTATTGATCGTGTAAAAGCTAAATACCCCGATGCAAAAATGGTTATTGCAGGTATGCAGGTTCCACCTAACATGGGGGCGAAATATGCTGCAGATTTTAAGAACATTTTCCCCGAGCTGGCCAAAAAGAACCAGATGGCCCTGATTCCGTTTTTATTGGATAAAGTGGGTGGGGTGCCTAAATTAAACCAGGCAGATGGCATTCATCCAACGGCAGAAGGAGATAAGATTTTGGCGGACAATGTCTGGGTAGTGTTGAAAGGTTTGTTGTAA
- a CDS encoding DUF4870 domain-containing protein, whose protein sequence is MDNKTLSIVSYITIIGWLVAYFIGKDKADTLLKYHLRQSLGLAIVSIIFNIAFTIVASIVPALSFLGFVGYAFIILWIIGIINAANGALKPIPLIGKWFEDKSSFVSKY, encoded by the coding sequence ATGGACAACAAAACCCTTTCAATCGTTTCTTACATTACCATTATTGGTTGGTTAGTAGCTTATTTTATTGGAAAAGATAAAGCTGACACTTTGCTTAAATACCACTTAAGACAGTCATTAGGCCTTGCTATTGTCAGTATTATTTTCAATATAGCCTTTACCATAGTTGCCAGTATAGTACCTGCTTTATCCTTTTTAGGATTTGTGGGCTATGCATTTATCATTCTTTGGATCATAGGGATTATCAATGCGGCCAATGGTGCCTTAAAACCTATTCCACTTATTGGTAAATGGTTTGAAGACAAGTCTTCATTCGTTAGTAAATATTAA
- a CDS encoding suppressor of fused domain protein, translated as MMTTEEYRQKFTTDDTPGWQAIDDQLEKIYGTSEARHYPPLCGIHYVAGGTDPIDGASIYDSNHQSFHRHIISYGMSELYYNEEKASGEFSKWGFEFTFRLAPFKDDENDPIWAIQVMNNLARYVFSSGKWFEENHFIPANGPIRLNTDTQITGFVFALDPELGKIETPHGELSFLQLVGITDAEVEELKKNPTIGAVKELIEKLKKDNPMLITDLNRK; from the coding sequence ATGATGACCACTGAAGAATACAGACAAAAGTTTACAACCGATGATACACCTGGATGGCAGGCCATAGATGATCAACTGGAAAAAATTTATGGCACTTCCGAAGCACGCCACTACCCGCCTTTGTGTGGAATCCATTATGTGGCTGGCGGAACCGACCCGATTGATGGTGCCAGTATTTATGATAGCAACCACCAAAGCTTTCACCGTCACATCATCAGCTACGGCATGAGCGAATTGTATTATAATGAAGAAAAGGCCAGCGGTGAGTTTAGCAAGTGGGGTTTTGAATTTACGTTTAGGTTAGCGCCATTTAAAGATGATGAAAACGATCCCATCTGGGCTATACAGGTGATGAATAATTTAGCGAGGTATGTGTTTTCGAGCGGTAAATGGTTTGAAGAGAACCACTTCATCCCTGCCAATGGACCAATAAGATTAAATACTGATACCCAAATAACGGGTTTTGTTTTTGCATTGGATCCGGAACTGGGAAAAATTGAAACCCCTCACGGCGAACTCAGTTTTCTCCAATTGGTCGGCATTACCGATGCTGAGGTAGAAGAACTGAAAAAAAATCCCACCATTGGGGCTGTTAAAGAACTGATCGAAAAACTGAAAAAGGATAACCCCATGTTAATTACCGACCTAAACCGGAAATAA
- a CDS encoding DUF4870 domain-containing protein, whose translation MKQKTIAIVAYITLIGWIISYLEFKKSTEKSSLANYHLRQSLGIIITSILLSVLSSVILALIPSLGFVFYLILLLPFILMLLGIVTANNGLEKPVPLIGKVFERKFNFIS comes from the coding sequence ATGAAACAGAAAACAATTGCAATAGTTGCCTACATTACACTCATCGGATGGATTATTTCTTACCTGGAATTTAAAAAATCAACCGAAAAAAGCTCCCTGGCCAATTATCATTTGCGTCAGTCGCTTGGGATTATTATTACCTCCATCCTATTGAGTGTCCTGAGCAGTGTAATTCTGGCCTTAATTCCTTCCCTGGGGTTTGTCTTTTACCTTATTTTATTGCTTCCTTTTATCCTGATGTTATTGGGCATAGTAACTGCCAATAATGGTTTAGAGAAGCCCGTTCCACTAATTGGAAAAGTATTTGAAAGGAAATTTAACTTCATTTCCTGA